A region from the Acipenser ruthenus chromosome 13, fAciRut3.2 maternal haplotype, whole genome shotgun sequence genome encodes:
- the LOC117418454 gene encoding V-type proton ATPase 16 kDa proteolipid subunit c codes for MSSEAPEYSAFFAVMGASAAMVFSALGAAYGTAKSGTGIAAMSVMRPELIMKSIIPVVMAGIIAIYGLVVAVLIANSLAPGITLFKSFLQLGAGLSVGLSGLAAGFAIGIVGDAGVRGTAQQPRLFVGMILILIFAEVLGLYGLIVALILSTK; via the exons atGTCGTCCGAAGCCCCTGAGTATTCTGCTTTCTTCGCAGTGATGGGCGCCTCTGCGGCCATGGTCTTCAGCG CCTTGGGAGCTGCCTATGGCACAGCGAAGAGTGGCACCGGCATTGCAGCCATGTCCGTGATGAGGCCGGAGCTGATCATGAAGTCCATCATCCCTGTAGTCATGGCGGGTATCATTGCTATCTACGGCCTGGTTGTGGCAGTGCTAATTGCCAACTCCCTCGCACCAGGCATCACGCTGTTCAA GAGCTTTCTGCAGCTTGGAGCTGGGCTGAGTGTGGGCCTCAGTGGGCTGGCAGCCGGCTTTGCCATCGGCATTGTGGGTGACGCAGGAGTCCGGGGCACAGCACAGCAGCCCAGGTTATTTGTGGGCATGATCCTGATCCTCATTTTTGCTGAAGTCTTGGGTCTGTACGGCCTGATTGTCGCCCTGATCCTCTCCACAAAATAA
- the LOC117418347 gene encoding taste receptor type 2 member 4-like: protein MNFMATLTAVIASGLLVALGLAGNLFIIICNLFFRSSGQGLHLGDMLVTCIAVSTVILDLSAYLSMALFLLGGMCPNSNITMQINMFLTIAGISLNYWFIAWLCVYYCVKIVNMSSRVFIRLKQNISTVICCCLAGSVPIIIPISSAAFYIGMNDSNNSTTQNNSCPPIELMSSALGQVAMPLFVVQSIVALVLMMCSCSAIIVFLCGHIRQMQLSSPEIADSSQNLIRVAKMITVLALLYLFCTIAGALPVFIGQAAFSKEYFLVVDCMFSAACLGITVTLIAGNSSLRQKAQCSQQTWNFKERGRCLIFEKSCSDEVIFV from the coding sequence ATGAATTTCATGGCAACCCTCACAGCTGTGATTGCCAGTGGGCTGCTGGTGGCTCTGGGTCTTGCGGGGAATCTCTTCATCATTATTTGCAATCTGTTTTTCAGAAGCAGCGGTCAGGGGCTGCACCTGGGTGACATGCTGGTGACCTGCATCGCAGTGTCCACTGTGATTCTCGACCTCTCTGCCTACCTGTCCATGGCGCTTTTTCTTCTTGGTGGAATGTGCCCAAACTCAAACATAACAATGCAAATAAATATGTTCTTGACCATTGCGGGGATTAGTTTGAACTACTGGTTCATCGCCTGGCTCTGTGTCTATTACTGTGTGAAGATTGTCAACATGAGCAGCAGGGTTTTCATCAGACTCAAGCAGAACATCTCCACTGTGATCTGCTGCTGTCTCGCCGGGAGTGTGCCCATAATCATTCCAATAAGCTCTGCTGCTTTCTATATTGGTATGAATGACAGCAACAACTCAACCACGCAAAACAACTCATGCCCACCGATAGAATTAATGTCCAGTGCCCTGGGACAGGTAGCCATGCCTCTTTTTGTGGTGCAGAGTATTGTCGCTCTGGTTTTGATGATGTGCTCTTGCAGCGCCATCATTGTCTTTTTGTGTGGGCACATCAGACAGATGCAGTTGAGCTCCCCTGAGATCGCCGACTCCAGCCAGAACCTCATCCGAGTAGCTAAGATGATCACGGTGCTGGCTCTGCTCTACCTGTTCTGCACCATTGCTGGGGCCCTTCCTGTTTTTATAGGACAAGCAGCATTCAGCAAAGAATATTTCCTTGTTGTCGATTGTATGTTTTCTGCAGCCTGTTTGGGTATCACTGTGACTCTAATAGCTGGGAACTCTAGCCTCAGGCAGAAAGCTCAATGTTCTCAACAAACCTGGAACTTCAAGGAACGAGGAAGGTGTCTGATTTTTGAAAAGAGTTGTTCAGATGAAGTGATCTTTGTTTGA